In Acidaminococcus timonensis, one DNA window encodes the following:
- a CDS encoding ATP-dependent nuclease, with amino-acid sequence MYITQMRIQNYRNFKDLSMTFHPLANYLVGENDIGKSSFLRLVSFVTRARNVEEIEYDDPRQPIRIDLEVQLLEGKKEHFADTPDDHRQTIRVRLEMQVSDIVPRLYDLDTGETLPLETIRRLRYVSYSALSQEDAQVRPQVYRALERWLAQWEASHCGPIPREERQYIQHEVNVGNFDSSYYECIFYLSRILCRSNRHRADNLKFISLAALRVITQIYQMAHSLAVPLEHNIIVDKDGRQYLPLIISIDEPEIHLHPYMQRSILEYYQQLLRNEDAQFCALLKDLFGLDGLRGQLFVVTHSTDSLIDDYRNIVRLYRNPRGQVRAACGSSFHVKREIEKHLIMHFPEVKEALYARSVILVEGETEFGCFQLFGQKVGVPFDYYGICLINARGESSIAKIKKLLEYFQLPVVALYDADVKEAHAKEKGVFFTQGICFEQDLAQTMLQKGKRQALDRIIDSACGSTGRTSADMIKRACHKLQLDPRDFPPGPLNKAKTHNGAPLWVPYFAWLYSNKGVILGRLIGQSLERREVPAAFARVIKEAGRLATV; translated from the coding sequence ATGTATATCACCCAAATGCGGATCCAAAATTACCGCAACTTCAAAGACCTTTCCATGACCTTCCATCCCCTGGCCAACTATCTGGTGGGGGAAAACGACATCGGAAAAAGCAGCTTCCTGCGCCTGGTCTCCTTTGTGACCCGAGCCCGGAACGTGGAGGAAATCGAATACGACGATCCCCGTCAGCCCATCCGCATCGACCTGGAGGTCCAGTTGCTGGAAGGAAAAAAGGAACACTTTGCCGATACCCCGGATGATCATCGGCAGACCATCCGGGTGCGGCTGGAAATGCAGGTGTCGGACATCGTACCCCGGCTGTACGACCTGGACACCGGAGAAACGCTGCCTCTGGAGACCATCCGGCGGCTGCGCTACGTAAGCTACTCGGCCCTGAGCCAGGAGGATGCCCAGGTGCGTCCCCAGGTGTACCGGGCCCTGGAACGGTGGCTGGCCCAGTGGGAAGCCAGTCACTGCGGACCCATTCCCCGAGAGGAGCGGCAGTACATCCAGCACGAAGTGAACGTGGGCAATTTCGATTCCTCCTATTATGAATGCATCTTCTACCTGTCCCGGATCCTGTGCCGCAGCAACCGGCACCGGGCCGACAATTTGAAGTTCATTTCCCTGGCGGCCCTGCGGGTGATCACCCAGATCTACCAGATGGCCCACAGCCTGGCGGTGCCCTTGGAGCACAACATCATCGTGGACAAAGACGGCCGGCAGTACCTGCCCCTGATCATCTCCATCGACGAACCGGAGATCCACCTCCATCCCTATATGCAACGGTCCATTCTGGAATACTACCAGCAGCTGCTGCGCAACGAGGATGCCCAGTTCTGCGCGCTCCTGAAGGACCTGTTCGGGCTGGACGGCCTGCGGGGCCAGCTGTTCGTGGTGACCCATTCCACCGACTCCCTGATCGACGACTACCGGAACATCGTCCGCCTGTACCGGAACCCCAGGGGACAGGTCCGGGCTGCCTGCGGCTCCAGCTTCCACGTGAAACGGGAGATCGAAAAGCACCTGATCATGCACTTTCCCGAAGTGAAGGAGGCCCTGTACGCCCGCAGCGTGATCCTGGTGGAAGGGGAGACGGAGTTCGGCTGCTTCCAGCTGTTCGGCCAGAAGGTGGGAGTCCCCTTCGATTACTACGGCATCTGCCTGATCAACGCCCGGGGCGAAAGTTCCATCGCCAAGATCAAGAAGCTGCTGGAATATTTCCAGCTTCCGGTGGTGGCGCTCTATGACGCGGATGTAAAGGAAGCCCACGCCAAAGAAAAGGGCGTATTCTTCACCCAGGGCATCTGCTTCGAGCAGGACCTGGCCCAGACCATGCTCCAGAAGGGCAAGCGGCAGGCACTGGACAGGATCATTGACAGTGCCTGCGGCTCCACCGGACGGACCAGCGCCGACATGATCAAACGGGCCTGCCACAAGCTGCAGCTGGATCCCCGGGATTTTCCCCCCGGCCCCCTGAACAAGGCCAAAACCCATAACGGTGCCCCTCTGTGGGTCCCGTATTTCGCCTGGCTCTACAGCAACAAGGGGGTGATCCTGGGCCGGCTGATCGGACAGAGCCTGGAGCGCCGGGAAGTACCGGCGGCTTTCGCCCGGGTGATCAAAGAAGCAGGACGGCTGGCGACGGTGTAG
- a CDS encoding FKBP-type peptidyl-prolyl cis-trans isomerase codes for MSNENKKVKVHYEGTLNDGTKFDSSYDRGEPLEFVVGAGMMIKGFDDAVRDMKVGEVKNIHLMPEEAYGMPNPQNILTMEIAKMPGSENLEVGQRVGLGTPDGHQIPVRVTEKTGTTITFDANHEMAGKELNFKIELVSVEG; via the coding sequence ATGAGCAACGAAAACAAAAAAGTGAAAGTCCATTACGAAGGCACCCTGAATGACGGAACCAAATTCGACTCCTCCTACGATCGGGGAGAGCCCCTGGAATTCGTGGTGGGCGCCGGTATGATGATCAAAGGCTTCGATGACGCTGTCCGGGACATGAAAGTGGGCGAAGTGAAGAACATCCACCTGATGCCTGAAGAAGCCTACGGCATGCCCAACCCCCAGAACATCCTGACCATGGAAATCGCCAAGATGCCCGGTTCTGAAAATCTGGAAGTGGGCCAGCGGGTGGGCCTGGGAACCCCTGACGGCCACCAGATCCCGGTGCGGGTCACGGAAAAGACCGGCACCACCATCACTTTCGATGCCAACCACGAAATGGCCGGCAAGGAACTGAATTTCAAGATCGAACTGGTCTCCGTAGAAGGCTGA
- a CDS encoding DMT family transporter yields the protein MQKSWQSPLLCTLVIVIWGSLYISGRLVLQQIPALLVLFIRYALSSVILLGVGYRTLHGHIAIARKDWGELLFVGVVGYYLSNAALFLGIQYSSASFASLINSLTPVVISGLAIALLGEKVAKFQGLSLLVAVLGAGIIIGKPTAGVTPLGMGICVFALFSWAYATIHLKKLTAIYDPLLVTGYGMAIAALLSLPTAWAFVRLTGDPVLFTDSLWAPLLYTCLVCTAFAHLLWNELLQKLPATYCASFYPLQPLTSMILGVLLLGEEMTPSLLIGAACIVAAMVLNSLAAKKATA from the coding sequence ATGCAAAAATCCTGGCAAAGCCCATTGCTTTGCACATTGGTCATCGTCATCTGGGGCAGCCTGTACATCTCCGGCCGCCTGGTGCTGCAGCAGATCCCGGCCCTTCTGGTGCTGTTCATCCGCTATGCGCTCTCTTCCGTCATCCTGCTGGGCGTGGGATACCGTACCCTCCACGGTCACATTGCCATCGCCCGGAAAGACTGGGGCGAGCTGCTTTTTGTCGGGGTGGTGGGATACTACCTTTCCAATGCCGCCCTGTTCCTGGGCATCCAGTATTCCAGCGCCTCTTTCGCCTCCCTGATCAATTCCCTGACCCCGGTGGTGATTTCCGGCCTGGCCATCGCCCTTCTGGGAGAAAAGGTCGCAAAGTTCCAGGGGCTGTCCCTGCTGGTGGCCGTGCTGGGGGCCGGGATCATCATCGGCAAACCCACCGCAGGGGTGACCCCCCTGGGCATGGGCATCTGCGTCTTTGCCCTGTTCTCCTGGGCCTACGCCACCATCCACCTGAAGAAACTCACGGCCATCTATGATCCGCTGCTGGTAACGGGCTACGGCATGGCCATTGCCGCCCTACTGTCCCTGCCCACGGCCTGGGCTTTCGTCCGGCTCACTGGGGACCCGGTGCTCTTTACGGACAGCCTGTGGGCACCCCTTTTGTACACCTGTCTGGTGTGCACGGCTTTTGCACACCTCTTATGGAACGAGCTGCTGCAGAAGCTGCCTGCCACCTACTGTGCGTCGTTCTACCCGCTCCAGCCCCTCACGTCCATGATCTTGGGCGTACTGCTCCTGGGAGAGGAAATGACCCCCAGTCTCCTGATCGGCGCTGCCTGCATCGTGGCCGCCATGGTGCTGAACTCCCTGGCCGCAAAAAAAGCAACTGCCTGA
- a CDS encoding flavodoxin family protein → MKIIALNGSPRRNGNTATLLHKALEGAAAAGAETECIDLYTLNYKGCISCFSCKRKDKEHGHCAIKDDLTPILEKVREADAVIFGSPIYFMNLTSGLQAFLERFFFPLTIYSREIPTVLGKKMPSAFIYTMNATEQQGEEYHLKNSLLFYEMAASTLLGMMPRRLFAYNTVQFNDYSKYESSMFNEAEKKAYRQEHWPKDLQQAYELGQALIKEAKG, encoded by the coding sequence ATGAAAATCATTGCCCTTAACGGAAGCCCCCGCAGGAACGGAAATACGGCCACCCTGCTGCACAAAGCCCTGGAAGGAGCCGCAGCCGCCGGTGCCGAAACGGAATGCATCGATCTGTACACCCTGAACTATAAGGGGTGCATCAGCTGCTTTTCCTGCAAGCGGAAAGACAAAGAACACGGCCACTGTGCCATCAAGGACGATCTGACCCCGATATTGGAAAAAGTCAGGGAGGCCGACGCTGTTATTTTTGGTTCGCCCATTTACTTCATGAACCTGACTTCCGGCCTGCAGGCATTCCTGGAGCGGTTCTTCTTTCCCCTGACCATCTACAGCCGGGAAATCCCCACCGTGCTGGGGAAGAAAATGCCCTCTGCCTTTATCTATACCATGAATGCCACGGAACAGCAGGGGGAGGAATACCATTTGAAAAACAGCCTGCTGTTCTACGAAATGGCGGCTTCTACGCTCCTGGGCATGATGCCCCGCCGACTTTTTGCCTACAATACGGTGCAGTTCAACGATTACAGCAAGTACGAGTCCTCCATGTTCAACGAAGCCGAGAAAAAAGCCTACCGGCAGGAGCATTGGCCCAAAGATCTGCAACAGGCATATGAGCTGGGACAGGCACTAATCAAAGAAGCAAAAGGCTGA
- a CDS encoding alpha/beta hydrolase encodes MQQLAEMRDEEAKTGKSIPGSHELAVDKDGKVISTKTMFPDKLPADASDVVKGFYDYYVSRAYHPRAINSNTLAWDSTTPYGFFNFSLMDHIKELSPRPLLLITGDKAHSKYFSDAVYAAADGPKEEIVVPGATHTDLYDQMDKIPFDRLVAFFNKYLGE; translated from the coding sequence ATGCAACAATTGGCCGAGATGCGCGATGAGGAGGCAAAGACAGGCAAGTCCATTCCCGGCTCGCATGAGCTCGCCGTCGACAAGGATGGCAAGGTGATCTCGACGAAGACCATGTTCCCCGACAAGCTGCCGGCGGATGCATCGGATGTCGTGAAGGGCTTCTACGATTATTACGTCAGCCGCGCTTACCATCCGCGCGCCATCAACTCCAACACGCTGGCCTGGGATTCGACGACGCCGTACGGCTTCTTCAACTTCTCGCTGATGGATCACATTAAGGAACTCAGCCCGCGCCCGCTGCTGCTTATCACAGGGGACAAGGCGCATTCCAAGTACTTCTCGGATGCGGTCTATGCAGCGGCAGATGGTCCGAAGGAGGAGATTGTCGTTCCGGGTGCTACGCATACGGATCTTTACGACCAGATGGACAAGATTCCCTTCGACCGCCTCGTCGCGTTTTTCAACAAGTACCTCGGTGAATGA
- a CDS encoding cyclophilin-like fold protein — MSRLFFCCCALIALLVLGCAGPGVTATSLSGKEAEMHETGTASLLAGSKAYTLKWDDTEAAAELRQQLPLAKTFTELHGNEKYYKLPQHLTAADEDVREIHKGDVMLFDGQYVVVFYQDFQTTYRYTRLGRVEAANDLDAALGADDVFLTLQP, encoded by the coding sequence ATGAGCAGATTGTTCTTTTGCTGTTGTGCTCTGATTGCACTTCTCGTGCTGGGATGTGCCGGCCCCGGAGTGACAGCCACATCCTTGTCCGGGAAGGAGGCAGAGATGCACGAGACAGGAACGGCATCCCTGCTGGCGGGCAGCAAAGCGTATACTCTGAAGTGGGATGACACGGAAGCTGCTGCCGAGCTGCGGCAGCAGTTGCCGCTGGCCAAGACGTTTACAGAACTCCATGGCAACGAGAAATACTACAAACTGCCGCAGCACCTGACAGCGGCGGACGAAGATGTCCGCGAGATCCATAAGGGAGATGTCATGCTGTTTGACGGCCAGTATGTCGTGGTGTTCTATCAGGATTTTCAGACGACCTACCGCTACACGCGCCTGGGTCGCGTCGAAGCAGCCAATGATCTGGACGCTGCTCTGGGGGCAGATGATGTATTCCTGACCTTGCAACCATGA
- a CDS encoding MFS transporter: MKRQQLLLLILAFGVFSILNTEMGIIGILPMAAEMYQVDIVQAGMLVSLFALGVAIAGPTMPLLFSRFNRKHVMLLVLGVFTLCNALAVVASDFQLLLVLRVVPAFFHPVYCALAFSVAAASVAPEDAPRAVARINMGVAAGMVVGVPISNVLAATFDFSVAMAFFASVTGLMFLLTMAFVPDLPVTQPMRYGAQLSVLKRPPVWLAIVAVICLNGSIFGVYNYLADYLQKIAALPGELIAALLFVYGLLNIFGSYLGGNLLARCPSTTVRLFPLCTIALYCLLFAGGGKLLPLLAALIGAWGILGGINANINQYLLACVASDAPDFSNGLFLTAANLGCMAGTMISGFFIHSLGLPYVVCGGLLLAAAALLLTKFVHCRADEQQATDCIIGS; this comes from the coding sequence ATGAAACGACAGCAGCTATTGCTCTTGATCCTGGCATTTGGTGTGTTCAGCATCCTCAATACGGAGATGGGCATCATCGGCATCTTGCCGATGGCGGCGGAGATGTACCAGGTGGATATCGTACAGGCGGGGATGCTCGTCAGTCTGTTCGCACTTGGCGTGGCCATCGCAGGGCCAACGATGCCGCTGCTGTTCTCGCGCTTCAATCGCAAGCACGTGATGCTGCTTGTTCTGGGTGTGTTCACTCTCTGCAATGCATTGGCCGTCGTTGCGAGCGACTTCCAGCTCCTTTTAGTCCTGCGCGTCGTGCCGGCCTTTTTCCACCCGGTCTACTGTGCACTCGCCTTCAGCGTGGCCGCCGCTTCGGTGGCTCCAGAGGATGCGCCGCGGGCTGTGGCGCGCATCAACATGGGCGTCGCGGCCGGCATGGTTGTCGGCGTGCCAATCAGCAATGTCCTGGCAGCGACGTTTGACTTCTCAGTGGCAATGGCCTTCTTTGCAAGCGTGACGGGCCTCATGTTTCTGCTGACAATGGCCTTTGTGCCGGACTTGCCGGTGACGCAGCCAATGCGCTACGGCGCGCAGCTTTCCGTTCTGAAGCGTCCGCCGGTCTGGCTGGCCATCGTGGCGGTTATTTGCCTCAATGGCTCCATCTTCGGCGTCTACAACTACCTCGCTGATTATTTGCAGAAGATCGCGGCACTGCCGGGAGAGCTTATCGCAGCGCTGCTCTTCGTCTATGGTCTCTTGAACATCTTCGGAAGCTATCTGGGGGGCAATCTCCTCGCCAGGTGTCCCAGCACGACCGTACGCCTTTTCCCGCTGTGTACCATCGCGCTCTACTGCCTGCTCTTTGCGGGCGGTGGGAAGTTGCTGCCTCTTCTTGCGGCACTGATTGGGGCCTGGGGCATCCTCGGTGGCATCAATGCGAACATCAATCAGTACCTGCTGGCCTGCGTGGCATCGGATGCGCCGGATTTCAGCAACGGCCTGTTCCTGACAGCGGCCAATCTCGGCTGCATGGCGGGAACCATGATCAGCGGCTTTTTCATACACAGCCTCGGACTGCCCTACGTCGTCTGCGGTGGCCTGCTGCTGGCGGCCGCTGCCCTGCTGCTCACAAAGTTTGTACACTGCCGGGCAGATGAGCAACAGGCGACGGATTGTATTATCGGCTCGTAA
- a CDS encoding putative quinol monooxygenase codes for MANSFCSAHSIRTPEGNMPMVHWAVVESTPGGMTAMGRIAQETVGPQSAREAGTYALYGGVDAQNPDVMRLLEIYESYEAYRIHSTSEAFQAYRAARLPVLKNLRILEANGIALEQKDKGVGKVVYMHRYEVIPEKLAKYQKLTTQEARRAVNEDDGVLGMFVTAEHDAPNVIHTMEIYRDREAFEKYQASEACQTYMMEVMPMFSMTHMVENMPGNIVLSDKGIHNK; via the coding sequence ATGGCAAATTCCTTTTGCTCAGCCCATTCTATCCGTACCCCGGAGGGGAATATGCCCATGGTGCATTGGGCAGTGGTGGAATCTACGCCGGGAGGTATGACAGCTATGGGACGCATTGCCCAGGAAACGGTTGGACCGCAGTCGGCCCGCGAAGCAGGCACGTATGCGCTGTATGGTGGTGTCGATGCCCAGAATCCAGATGTGATGAGGCTTCTGGAAATCTATGAAAGCTATGAAGCTTATCGCATACACAGCACCAGTGAAGCTTTTCAGGCATATCGGGCAGCCAGACTGCCTGTTTTGAAAAATTTGCGGATATTGGAAGCGAATGGCATCGCCTTGGAGCAAAAAGACAAGGGCGTGGGCAAGGTGGTTTACATGCACCGCTATGAAGTCATCCCGGAAAAGCTGGCCAAGTATCAGAAGCTGACAACCCAGGAGGCTCGCAGGGCTGTAAACGAAGATGACGGTGTTCTGGGGATGTTCGTTACTGCAGAACACGACGCACCAAACGTCATCCATACCATGGAAATCTATCGTGACAGAGAAGCTTTCGAAAAATATCAGGCTTCCGAAGCATGCCAAACATATATGATGGAGGTCATGCCTATGTTCAGCATGACTCACATGGTTGAGAATATGCCTGGCAATATCGTGCTTAGTGATAAGGGAATCCATAATAAGTGA
- a CDS encoding alpha/beta hydrolase — MKNKIIYGITVGVIGVMLAGAQTAMSAAAWMLPETGLQMESQAKQAYVAKEMGKFFHPQPGDAKPAPVKFEVPDGWIYRTFTVDGLKMEQVQNPSGKKGRVLLKLHGGGYVQGLHDRHRQMGVNQAVLTEAQSLYMVHYRLAPEYPFPAALEDAFKAYEYILNQGVEPENINFPHYMPILRGFPQC, encoded by the coding sequence ATGAAAAATAAAATTATCTATGGCATCACCGTAGGCGTCATTGGGGTCATGCTGGCAGGGGCTCAGACTGCCATGTCTGCAGCAGCTTGGATGCTTCCTGAAACTGGCCTGCAGATGGAAAGCCAAGCCAAACAGGCTTATGTTGCAAAGGAAATGGGCAAGTTTTTCCATCCTCAACCGGGAGACGCAAAACCTGCTCCTGTGAAATTCGAGGTGCCGGATGGTTGGATCTACCGTACTTTTACAGTAGATGGCCTGAAGATGGAGCAGGTGCAAAATCCATCTGGCAAGAAGGGCCGGGTTCTGCTGAAATTACATGGCGGCGGCTATGTACAGGGACTCCATGACAGACACCGTCAGATGGGGGTAAATCAGGCAGTGCTTACGGAAGCACAGTCGCTTTACATGGTTCATTATCGTCTTGCACCAGAGTATCCCTTCCCCGCTGCTTTAGAGGATGCCTTTAAAGCATATGAGTATATCCTGAATCAAGGTGTTGAGCCGGAGAACATCAACTTTCCCCATTATATGCCAATCTTACGGGGCTTCCCCCAATGTTGA
- a CDS encoding alpha/beta hydrolase translates to MLIQAGGYELLLDDSIELMRKAASNDVDVTLTVYPGMSHEFSLMMPELDDSVASFREIRDFVSRQMR, encoded by the coding sequence ATGTTGATACAGGCTGGTGGCTATGAACTCCTGCTGGATGACAGTATTGAGCTTATGCGTAAGGCGGCATCCAATGATGTGGATGTAACCTTGACCGTTTATCCCGGTATGTCTCATGAATTCTCTCTGATGATGCCGGAGCTGGATGACAGCGTGGCTTCCTTTAGGGAAATTCGGGACTTTGTCAGCAGGCAGATGCGCTAG